One Salipiger sp. H15 DNA window includes the following coding sequences:
- a CDS encoding UDP-glucuronic acid decarboxylase family protein, whose translation MPRSKRILVTGGSGFLGSFLCESLLRDGHDVLCVDNFQTGSRANIRHLLGNPNFELLRHDVTVPLFVEVEEIFNLACPASPKAYQTNPVKTVKTSVLGAINLLELARRTNAKILQASTSEVYGDPVVHPQPEAYWGNVNTIGPRSCYDEGKRCAETLFFDYERQLGLEIRVARIFNTYGPRMSRDDGRVVSNFIVQALRGEPITLYGAGEQTRSFCYVSDLIEGLRLLMDAPGSAPKPVNLGNPVEFTIRELAELVIELTGSKAPLVHRPLPKDDPTQRKPDISRAEEVLGWAPRIALREGLGHTIAYFDGLLSGRSPAPETEQALAPPGFVLQAGRPGAGRAGGNGLDRSE comes from the coding sequence ATGCCGCGCAGCAAACGCATTCTTGTCACCGGCGGCTCCGGGTTCCTCGGCTCCTTCCTCTGCGAGAGCCTCCTGCGCGACGGTCACGACGTGCTCTGCGTCGACAATTTCCAGACCGGCTCGCGCGCGAACATCCGGCATCTGCTGGGCAATCCGAATTTCGAACTGCTCCGGCACGACGTGACCGTCCCGCTCTTCGTCGAGGTCGAGGAGATCTTCAACCTCGCCTGCCCCGCCTCGCCCAAGGCCTACCAGACCAACCCGGTGAAGACGGTCAAGACCAGCGTTCTCGGCGCCATCAACCTGCTGGAACTGGCGCGCCGCACCAACGCGAAGATCCTCCAGGCCTCGACCAGCGAGGTCTACGGCGATCCGGTGGTGCATCCGCAGCCCGAGGCCTACTGGGGCAACGTGAACACCATCGGCCCGCGCTCCTGCTACGACGAGGGCAAGCGCTGCGCCGAGACGTTGTTCTTCGACTACGAGCGCCAGCTCGGGCTCGAGATCCGCGTCGCCCGCATCTTCAACACCTACGGCCCCCGGATGAGCCGGGACGACGGGCGGGTGGTCTCGAACTTCATCGTGCAGGCGCTGCGCGGCGAGCCGATCACGCTCTACGGCGCCGGCGAGCAGACCCGGTCCTTCTGCTACGTGTCGGACCTGATCGAGGGGCTGCGCCTGCTGATGGACGCGCCGGGATCGGCCCCCAAGCCGGTCAACCTCGGCAACCCGGTCGAGTTCACGATCCGGGAACTGGCCGAGCTGGTTATCGAGCTGACCGGCTCGAAGGCGCCGCTTGTGCACCGGCCGTTGCCGAAGGACGACCCGACCCAGCGCAAGCCCGACATCTCCCGCGCCGAGGAGGTGCTCGGCTGGGCTCCGCGGATCGCGCTGCGCGAGGGGCTCGGGCACACCATCGCCTATTTCGACGGCCTGCTCTCGGGCAGGAGCCCGGCGCCCGAAACCGAACAGGCGCTCGCGCCGCCCGGCTTCGTGCTGCAGGCAGGCCGCCCCGGCGCGGGGCGCGCCGGGGGAAATGGCCTCGACCGGAGCGAGTGA
- a CDS encoding response regulator transcription factor produces MTISMISRHALEQELLGALLENSFPGADIRMFRTVEEWEQAEEANVEEEAVLYNIGDAPLDAGEVRQGLRDFIARAGERRVIVLARDDDMMATCAAIKCGAASYIPPSAGASELIAALRGSSSNSVVLPRRSMLAMCAALTEARHERPGLERYFTERQLAVACALQRGAANKTIAFELGLCESTVKVHIRNIMRKLNATNRTQAASRLNELANGTAELDQFPET; encoded by the coding sequence ATGACGATCAGCATGATCTCGCGCCACGCCCTGGAGCAGGAACTTCTTGGTGCGCTTCTGGAAAATTCCTTTCCGGGGGCCGATATCCGCATGTTCCGCACGGTCGAGGAGTGGGAGCAGGCGGAAGAGGCCAACGTCGAGGAAGAGGCGGTTCTCTACAATATCGGAGATGCGCCGCTCGATGCGGGGGAGGTCCGGCAGGGATTGCGCGACTTCATTGCCCGCGCGGGGGAGCGCCGGGTCATCGTTCTTGCGCGGGACGATGACATGATGGCGACCTGCGCCGCGATCAAGTGCGGCGCGGCCAGCTACATTCCTCCGAGCGCGGGAGCCAGCGAACTGATCGCTGCGTTGCGGGGCTCGTCCTCGAACAGCGTGGTGCTGCCGCGGCGCAGCATGCTGGCCATGTGCGCGGCGCTCACCGAGGCGCGGCACGAACGGCCGGGGCTCGAGCGGTATTTCACCGAGCGGCAGCTGGCCGTGGCCTGCGCGCTGCAGCGCGGCGCGGCGAACAAGACCATCGCCTTCGAGCTTGGCCTCTGCGAGAGCACGGTCAAGGTCCACATCCGCAACATCATGCGCAAGCTGAACGCCACCAACAGAACCCAGGCCGCCTCGCGGCTCAACGAACTGGCCAACGGCACCGCGGAACTGGACCAGTTCCCCGAAACCTGA